The window GTCCCATAGACCAGCGTCAAAGCATTCGCCCGCAGAACTGTCCAACGATATTCCTTGCCCGAAACCATTCACCTGGCTGTGTGACCTTCGTCCCATCTTGAGCATCCGAGTCATCAACTGCCTTTTCCCATGGCGTCAACCCGAAAGTCAAGCACGGCCCAGCACGTGCGACGAACCGTCGCGACATGCATCATGGCAATCCTAAATTTGCCGCTATCGCATGGGTCCTGAGGCTCCCGATCTCTGCTCCAACCTCTTTGGAGACAGCCATGCTGGCAGAGACGACCTGCTCGGCAAATCCTTCTCGATGGTGTTGGTAAGCGCCAATAACCACCTCTCGAGCCGTCGACTATTGACGCCAGCTCCGCTTAGTTCTCTggcatcgccgccaaaggtgccggcgccgtcctcccgTATCTGGCTGGTCATGATGCACTGATATGTCAATTCCGTGGGCTGGGAGTGGCTCGAGCCGACGACAGAGGTCGACATTGCCGTTTACGCCTTCAACCAACCCCTCTGACCGTTGCATATGCCAGCTACGCTCCATGACGCTGCCTATTCGCTACAGCTTGCTGGACAAATCACCAGAAGTTgtcagcccgccgccgaaaCTTACCTTGGTCTGAGTAGCGTCTTCTCCGGCGCCTTCGATTCGGCTTCCTTGCGTACTCTGAGCAAACGAACTGGCATTCGTCTTCTGCACATTGGCTGTCATCCGTGACATTGCGGTGCCCGTTGTTTAGCTGCGTTAGCCTTTTCCGCCTCGGAGCTTGGAGGCTCCATGAGCCAATGTCTCTGGCTGAAAGACGAACTTGCTGGCACTACCGGCCGTCTTCTACCTCATCGCGGTGTTCATCTTGACATACAATGCTACGTCATACTAGACACATACCTCAATCTGTTTCCCAGTGTACCGATAGAAGTAATTGTTGAACCCCCTCTTTCTTACTTTACTGTCACGTGGTGCGGGTTCGCTGCCGAGATCGTAGCATTAGCTGCCAGCGTTGTGCGCATCGCCTTCCAGATGCACCACCCCTCGAATTTGTTTGATGATGACACGGAATCTGCACGGCAGGGCAGTGATTTCCAATCAAACCTCAGAAGCCAGCTGATCAAGAGCGATGTAGTTGTCGATTGCGGGAATGGCGCGCCTATATTGTACATAAGTTCTAATATACCTGATCCTATGCATTCCACCTGGTGAAGCATTTCGGTCACTCTCATACGAGGAGCAATTCCAGGCTAGCGTTTTGTCTCACTGCGATCTAAACCACGAATTCAAGTTGAAGAATTCGGTTGCTGTCTGACTCATGCCCAGCCCAGAGGTCAACCAGTAGAACCATGACCTTGGTGACGACCCTCAAGACGTAAAGAGCCGGGCTTCCAAGTCAAGTCAAGCTTCTTCATCCACCAAACTTGATATACAAAACCAGAGTCCAATACAGATGTCGAACTCACCTCGCGAGTCCATGTTCCTGGACACGCCAGAAGTggggggagaaaaagaaattCCTAAAACAACTCCCGCGACGGATGTGGCTGAGTCTTGGCGTTGTAGTCACGGGGTATGGCGTGCGCAGCCTCAGTCTGACATCGGGCTGGCCACCCAGTTTGCCAAATAGACACCCGGCACGACATATCTTCAGACGACGCTCGAGACGGGATCGTTGGGGGATCCGATCTGCGCACCCGGACCCTGTAACCCAAACCCCGCGAATTGGAAATCTTGGGTCCTTGTACTCTGTAAGCATTACTTGAAACACGATTgaaaaaaagagaggggagaaagaggaagaaggaaaaaagacGAAGGAAGGTGTGAACTCCATATCATCGCCAGGTTTCACACTAGAGGCCACTCAAGGACCCATCCAAAGATGTTGGCCACAACGTGGGAGCACAGCCTGCGGGCGAATGCGGCGCGTGCGGCAGACGTCTTGAGGCACAATTGGCATATGGGTGTCACAGCCTTCGGAGGCCCTCCGGTGCATTTCAAAATCGTACGAgccatccctcccccccccccccccccccccctctgtCTCTTGCTCCCCCTGTGTCATCGAGGTGTTGGAGGCTGACCGGTGGGCTATGTTAGTTTCACGACCGCTTCGTAAAGCGGCTGCGATGGATCGATGAAGAGATGGTACGCATCACGCCCAAAACTCCTCAGAGCGAGGCTTAACAAGATGTCTAAGCTCACACCCGCGTCTAGTTCCAGGAGCTCTTTAGCATCTCCCAGGCCCTCTCGGGACCCGCCAGCACCAAGATGCTGTACTGCATCAACCTTATCCAGaacggcctcctcggcgccatcctAGCGTTTTTCATCTGGAGGTGAGAAACCCCCTAATGATCTTTTTCCCTCGAGCCCACGCTCCCCGAGATCCCAGagccccgccccctccccgccaGCTGATGCCATTGATGTAGTCTCCCCGGTGCCTTGGGAATGTACGGCCTCTCTGTcggcgtctcggccatcGGCTCATCCCTTCCGCGCGCCGTCTACGCCCTCCTTTCGggcctcaacgccgccaccgtcggcatcatcgccctggcggccgtcgagctcTCCAACAAGGCCATCACCGACAGGCTCACCCGCACCCTCGTCTTTCTCTCCGCCGCTGCGGGCATGATGTATAATGCACTGTGGTACTTTCCCGTCTTGATGTGCGCCGCGGGGTGCGCCACCGTCGTGCACGACTACCGCTGGGTTCACAAGCCTGCGCGGCGGGCCACCGGGATGGTGAGGGCTTTActggggaagaggagagagaggtcttccgccgccgccgcagctgaAGGCGAGGGTGCTGatcgcggcgtcgagctgcagaccacgacgatgatggcgacgacgaccatggCCACGGACCACAGCAAGGATCTCGGGTCCGTTGGaacctcgtccgccgccgccctgcggccctcgtcgccgcccgagCAGAGGACCgccacgtcgacgccctccgAACCGCGGGCAGCGACCCCATCGCAGGAAGGCCAAGTCCGTAGCTccctggccgacggcgagcccCGCGTCATCCCCAAGGGGTTTCGCCTTGACTTCTCCTGGAAAGTCGGCAcagccgtcatcgccgccttcttcgccacCTTTGTCGGCGTCATGATCGCCCGCGGCGTGGTCAAGGACCTGCCCATCCTGTACAACCTGTTCTCCAACCTCTACCTCGCCGGAACCATCATCTTCGGTGGCGGGCCGGTGGTGATTCCGCTTCTCCGCGAGtacatcgtcgccgaggggTGGGTGTCGCCGCGGGACTTCCTCATTGGCCTAGCCATCGCGCAGTCCTTCCCAGGGCCCAATTTCAACTTTGCCGtgttcctcggcggcctgaCGGCGATCAACGCTGGCCACTCGGCCGCCGTGGGCGCCCTCATCGCCTACATCGCCATCTTTACCCCCGGCATggtcctcgtccatggcaCCATGGGTGTCTGGGGCGTGCTGAGGAGCAGGCCGTGGGTGAAGGCCGCAGTGCGCGGGGTcaacgccgcggccgtcggaCTGATTTACACCGCCGTATACCGGATCTGGCAGGTCGGATACCTAGACGAGGGCTTCCAGTCCGGTAGGAGCTTGGGTGACGACCCGTGGTGGGTTGTTGTCACGGCTACCGCGTACGTGGGTGGCAGGTACTACGGCGTCGCAGCACCCTTTGCCATCCTTCTGGGTGCCGTGATGGGTCTGGTCCGATACGGGGTCGTTTCTGGACGGGAATGATACCGGAGCAGTGTAATTTGCCGCCAAAGACTAGTGGGGTTGTTGTGTTGTGAGATGTTCGCACAGCAGGCACCTGCTTCACTCTAGAGACAATCTCGGTGTTGCTATATAGCAGATTCTCGGGAAACGGCCGCACATATGGTTCAAGCACGTGCTGTGCAAAGCACCGTCATTTGGTCCACGCGTTTGTTTTGATTCCGAGATGGTCTGAGGCGATATAGCTATGTAGCGTACATGACCACCAGAAACCCCGTATCGAATCCCCTTGACATCGACAACGCCGGTCTGGTCATCGAACATTGTCTGTGAAAGGGAACGCATTTCTGATCTCACAGCCAACTGTAGTGACTGGTTTCCCCCCCAACACAGGGAGATGTGGAAAGTCTTTGCGGGCATTTACGAAGTAAGCGTATTGCTTGGAGTAAAAAGGTGAGATGACAACCCGTCTGGCTGTCGGTCCGAGTATTTTCGTCGAGCCCGTTCCCTGTCCACAGACCACGCATCTCAGCCTGACCATCAATTTCTTCGTTGCGTATGCCCTCTAATACGGACGAATGTTCTCGACTGCACACTACAAGTCTTGGACGCATTCCAGTCTCATCGTTTGCCGTTCCACGCCCCTTGAGGAAGGCCTCAATGTGCCGTGACGGACTAGGGATCACTCAGATGCCTAGACCCCCTCTCAGTGGGCTCGGCGGAAGACAGTCGTTTCAAAGGATGCCTGTAGGGGATGAACAACGTCTGTTCCTTTACCGGTCGAAGCAACGTGGCGAATCTTGATTGTGATTACGATCATGACGATGTGGTTTGGCCTCCTCTGTCGTCACTTGCACCTCCATCAGCGCGGGTCTAACTGTGAAAGCCAGCCAACTGTCGGAGACAATTGACAACGAGAGAGGCACAGCAGATTAACGAATAAAATCACGTAGTTCTTTTTTGCTCATGCAATTACACAAGACACCCCCCCAAACTGACCCGTGCCTCTGTTGATGGTTCGAGACGACTGCTTCGGTTGGAGGCAAGCACCATCCACGCTCACCATGCACCCATAAAGCATGATGTGACGGCGAGCTCGCTGCAGATAAGGGCGTGGGGGTTTTTTTCCACCTTCgtgacgtcgatgtcgacgtcgtagGCGTCGCCGTCCCGAGCACACGGATTCCCGAGCGGAAGATCCAGCGCAGATACGGTGCCATTGACATGCGCCGAGTCGTTGATCTACATGGACCACGGCCGCTGCTGAggcggcgagagcgagaACTGCAGACCGGGGGGAGGAGACAGTGCATTGCATATACGCACAGcaggaggcgacggcggcggcggcgaaggcgataTGGACCAGAACATCAAAGCGCTGGAAGGGAGGTGGCGGCCTGTCAGGATGCTTCGATTCAAAGTCGGGTTGCTTCGGGTTGAACGGTCATGGATCGTGGTCTCAGCCCCTGATCGAGATGTTCTAGAAAGGGCCCCCATGCGAGCACCCGATGGACAACCCTTGATTTCCCCTTGGCCTGCAGTGAAGCAGGCACTCTTATCGCGGATGAATTGAGCCGAACCAACGTGCACAACAGGGTTTTCTAGTGCAAAGACATGTAGAGTGAGACGAGGACCTTGGGGGACACGGCCGTAGGGATACTGGCGATATCACATGAGTACCAGCTAGACGGGTTTCCGACACTGGTTGTTCGTGGCTTTTGAGATTGGCTCTAGGTCTGCTGAAGTGTGAACTGGACCACACAGACTTGCGAGCCAGCACCCAGTCGGAGGTTGTCCGTAAATGAGCAGGATCTCGTACCCCCCAAACTCGTTGCAGTGATACATGAACCAGATAATCATTTAGACGAAAGACAGTGGCCTGCCGTCTGGAACCGTGACAGACCCGTCGATGTCATGGCCCCAATGTTTGACAAAACCCGCTGTTCGTGAAAGAATTATTCTGGATGCCGTGCGAAAAGGGCCAAGAAGGTTCAGGAAAATGCACAGTAGAGAGATCCAAGAGAGAGGAGCATGTCAGCCATCGCCCACGATACCATCATAGTCCACGTCCAACCCGTCCAACCAGGACTGTGCTGTCGGCAACGACGAGGTGAGGCGCCTGGACCAATACCGGCTCTCCAAAGTGCCGCGCCGCAGGAGCGGTTGAAGGACTGTTTGATGCAGGTTCCAGGGTGCCCTGTCCTGGCCGCCGGAAAAAGAAGTGTGCTCCGTTCGTCGTGCAGAATGGCGTCTGACTGCTCATAAGGATTCGGTGGGGGACATTCTGTTTGAGATGGCCGCGGGGTCTGATGACAAGACGTCAGATCCCGACTTCATCAGAGCCGTCCTAacggccgtcgtcgaacaATGCCCATATCGCTCTCTGGCAACATCGCATTAGATGATCTTTGTGGCGGTTTCGATGCTTATCTCATGAATAAGCCACGCACGCGACCTGCCAgaactctctctctgtctaCAGTGGCGAAGATTGGACCCTGTGGGCGTCGCCAAAAAGGACACGATCCACGGAGGGGAGGGTCATGATGGCCAAAACTGGGCACCCCGATGGAGGTCTTGTGCCGCAGGATCTGGCTGCCCCCTCGTCACAGGGCTACAAGCGTCCTGTCGTTGTCTTCAGGGTCTCGGTCGTCGTCAACAAAACCAAAGGAATGGCTCGACCTGTGGGGCCAAGGAGTTCGGTTGATTGTCTGACAGCATTCGATGCAATCTGCCAGGGTTTGGGCTGCGGAGCCAGCCCATATCAAGGGGGAAGCTCGATGAACAGAATGCAAAGAACTGGAAGACGGCCCCTACCGCGAGGGTTGTCGGTGTCgggtcgttggcgtcgtacACAAAGGTTGGGTCGCAACCTGGCAACGTTGCGAACGTGGACAAGGATGTGGTGGTTCTGGTGAAGGGAAACCCGCTTAGTCCAGGGTCGTGGGTGGTTGGTGAGATATTGCGATAAGTCCAGGATGGTTGACGAATGaaagagctgagggaggagGGTCGACCATCGCCTAGAAGTCGCCTCGACGAGTCCACAGCCGTTTTCCAGAAGACCTTCCTTTTTCTGTGACGATGCTAAGAAACGCCACCTGCAGCTGGACAAGGCGGGACGTGTCAGCCACCCGGAGACATACAGTCGATCGATGCTATTATC is drawn from Colletotrichum destructivum chromosome 6, complete sequence and contains these coding sequences:
- a CDS encoding Putative chromate transporter codes for the protein MLATTWEHSLRANAARAADVLRHNWHMGVTAFGGPPVHFKIFHDRFVKRLRWIDEEMFQELFSISQALSGPASTKMLYCINLIQNGLLGAILAFFIWSLPGALGMYGLSVGVSAIGSSLPRAVYALLSGLNAATVGIIALAAVELSNKAITDRLTRTLVFLSAAAGMMYNALWYFPVLMCAAGCATVVHDYRWVHKPARRATGMVRALLGKRRERSSAAAAAEGEGADRGVELQTTTMMATTTMATDHSKDLGSVGTSSAAALRPSSPPEQRTATSTPSEPRAATPSQEGQVRSSLADGEPRVIPKGFRLDFSWKVGTAVIAAFFATFVGVMIARGVVKDLPILYNLFSNLYLAGTIIFGGGPVVIPLLREYIVAEGWVSPRDFLIGLAIAQSFPGPNFNFAVFLGGLTAINAGHSAAVGALIAYIAIFTPGMVLVHGTMGVWGVLRSRPWVKAAVRGVNAAAVGLIYTAVYRIWQVGYLDEGFQSGRSLGDDPWWVVVTATAYVGGRYYGVAAPFAILLGAVMGLVRYGVVSGRE